The following are encoded together in the Plasmodium vinckei vinckei genome assembly, chromosome: PVVCY_12 genome:
- a CDS encoding DNA repair protein RAD14, putative, with translation MSDNSQSQNEEDEQNYYHIFYENTLVNDINYFDDSLPHINFYLKFQNKRFLDSFFNDVKNNNEIFPPNVEPADDAVQLWEIQNEVKEVKEIKEIKENGKDQSSEMLKDGGFYIDNDSEIECYYENIKKNDKDLTNLITNISGGKNVIDYSFLERNNEFTKKANMIFQKNKEKFIFSIERGNINCSCNKGTDCLDCQPICDDNSEIILKEICFLCNKKKKVNKTLSSIKIYVCYDCKSTDSNFRMISLTKLINKYSISTNDLIKHEKELALLSTKNPRGYSKNMKLYFLFQIKEIAIRKYGSLHKVKSLYNSKILNIKNVSNNNKENCLKTEKEKKKKKNSLHKYKKPKTIYSNDHIKNMEKNKIICEDNNHQFDNPTCINTDDNIYIKKCIKCQYELEFIDF, from the coding sequence atgagcGATAATTCACAATCGcaaaatgaagaagatgaacaaaattactatcatatattttatgaaaacaCCTTAGTAAATGATATTAACTACTTTGATGATTCATTACctcatattaatttttatctaaAATTTCAAAACAAACGATTTTTAGACTCCTTTTTTAAtgatgtaaaaaataataatgaaatatttccACCCAATGTAGAACCAGCTGATGATGCTGTACAGTTATGGGAAATTCAAAATGAAGTAAAAGaagtaaaagaaataaaagaaataaaagaaaatggaaAAGATCAAAGTAGTGAAATGCTAAAAGATGGTGGGTTCTATATTGATAATGATTCAGAAATTGAATgttattatgaaaatattaaaaaaaatgataaagatctaacaaatttaattacAAACATTAGTGGaggaaaaaatgttattgaTTACTCATTTTTAGaaagaaataatgaatttacaaaaaaagcaaatatgatttttcaaaaaaataaagaaaaatttatatttagtaTCGAAAGAGGTAATATTAATTGTAGTTGTAATAAAGGAACCGATTGTTTAGATTGTCAACCTATTTGTGATGACAATAGTGAAATCATTCTTAAAGagatatgttttttatgtaataaaaaaaagaaagtaaATAAAACTTTGAGtagtattaaaatttatgtatgTTATGATTGTAAATCTACGGATAGTAATTTTCGAATGATATCCTTAactaaattaataaataaatattctatAAGTACCAATGATTTGATAAAGCATGAAAAGGAGTTGGCGCTTTTATCAACTAAAAATCCGAGAggttattcaaaaaatatgaagttatattttttatttcaaataaaagaaatagcTATTAGGAAATATGGATCATTACACAAAGTAAaatctttatataattcaaaaattttaaacataaaaaatgttagtaataataataaagaaaattgtCTAAAAACagagaaagaaaaaaaaaaaaaaaaaaacagtcttcataaatataaaaagccaaaaacaatatatagtaatgatcatattaaaaatatggaaaaaaataaaattatttgcgAAGATAATAATCATCAATTTGATAATCCAACTTGTATAAATActgatgataatatatatattaaaaaatgtattaaatGTCAGTATGAACTTGAGTTTATCGATTTTTGA
- a CDS encoding 60S ribosomal protein L34, putative, with protein sequence MAQRVHYRKHNHYNTKSNKVRPIRTPGGKLTIHVIKKKAGKPKCADCKNPIQGVKALRPADNQRARKKDRRVSRAYGGSICAKCIKERIMRAFLFEEQKCVRQVLKEKKKQEQKVKKVKKEKKNKKEKADKKDKKNVIAKDAKKKIPSSSKNLKKVADKKRGGR encoded by the exons atggcaCAAAGAGTACACTATCGTAAACACAATCACTACAATACAAAGTCAAATAAAGTAAGGCCAATTAGAACTCCAGGTGGAAAATTAACTATCcatgttataaaaaaaaaagcaggAAAACCCAAATGTGCTGACTGTAAAAATCCTATTCAAGGg GTAAAAGCCTTAAGACCCGCAGATAACCAACGAGCCAGAAAAAAAGATAGAAGAGTGTCGAGAGCTTATGGTGGATCAATATGCGCAAAATGTATTAAGGAAAGAATAATGAgagcatttttatttgaggAACAAAAATGTGTTAGACAagttttaaaagaaaagaaaaaacaagaacaaaaagtaaaaaaagttaagaaggaaaaaaaaaacaaaaaggaaaaagcagataaaaaagataagaAAAATGTAATTGCTAAGGAtgccaaaaaaaaaatcccATCCTCtagtaaaaatttaaaaaaagttgcagataaaaaaagaggTGGAAGATaa
- a CDS encoding 50S ribosomal protein L1, mitochondrial, putative: MKRNTFFCKNLFNYSQINVTRKCGKDIFFVEKRGRKYIPFYDEKKEKKKNINTGENVNNENKNEEEGKNIQKENYSIFWQNLMPPISPMKGLKLLLSFDTQLGQIDVNKEKPIDFNLIIKIDIKRESLRGMCNLTHSVDKKKKILVLIEEDNENLKKYGANYVGLDYINKIKNGWLDFDICITNFKNINKILPIAKILGPKKLMPNVKSNTLVDNLKETIIKIKSGNSIEYRSEQIDTNTFELYKNIYNLNKIDKNSLAHINIKIASTDMPYLHILDNIKSFVSEIVKNNIHSSHTDKENKSTFVWPPITKKVNKPNKYYTQTSNILTNNPEDSSDSFILGGYLTLPGLPKFFLKPNLLYTNSDGYVN; the protein is encoded by the coding sequence ATGAAGagaaatacatttttttgtaaaaactTATTCAACTATAGCCAAATAAATGTAACTAGAAAATGTGGAAAagacatattttttgttgaaAAGAGgggaagaaaatatataccattttatgatgaaaaaaaagaaaaaaaaaaaaatataaatacaggagaaaatgttaataacgaaaataaaaatgaagaagagggaaaaaatatacaaaaagaaaattattcaaTATTTTGGCAAAATTTAATGCCACCAATATCACCAATGAAAGGTTTAAAGCTACTACTTAGCTTTGACACACAACTTGGACAAATAGACgttaataaagaaaaaccaattgattttaatttaataataaaaatagatataaaaaggGAATCCTTAAGAGGGATGTGTAATTTAACACATAGtgttgataaaaaaaaaaaaattttagtaTTAATAGAAgaagataatgaaaatttaaaaaaatatggagcAAATTATGTGGGTTTagattatattaataaaataaaaaatggatggctagattttgatatatgtataacaaattttaaaaatataaataaaatattaccAATAGCTAAAATATTAGGAcctaaaaaattaatgccTAATGTTAAATCAAATACTCTTGTAGACAACTTAAAAGAaactattataaaaataaaaagtggAAATAGTATTGAATATCGTAGTGAACAAATTGATACTAATAcatttgaattatataaaaatatttacaacttaaataaaattgataaaaattcgCTAgctcatataaatattaaaatagcTTCTACAGATATGCCATACCTACATATActtgataatattaaatctTTTGTTTCagaaattgtaaaaaataatatacattctTCACACActgataaagaaaataaatcaacATTTGTTTGGCCAcctattacaaaaaaagttaataaacctaataaatattatacacaAACAAGTAATATCCTTACCAATAATCCTGAAGATAGTTCCGACTCATTTATACTTGGCGGATACTTAACTCTTCCCGGTCTtccaaaattttttttgaaaccAAATCTGCTCTATACTAATTCAGACGGTTACGTCAATTAA
- a CDS encoding cell division cycle ATPase, putative has product MKGKTMCYSLFFFKEHIKWYTIVIFVFFMIKYTNQIKLTQHGNIITAKNSNGNGNTNLFWGNNGARNIFGRTTKRRNPFASIGAMVNEKISNQNKKNQNEIFGKIAVVGTPNETNKKYSDIEYDAKESDTASSDFKLNYDKPKFIKEENINNEKKNDKFIKTLPKEVNLIDEEQTHNSVFLNNKIDEPISKNEDASKSVINSIFKNIWGSNSNPKSQDYNKGNGNGGDGEDNKNEQNDHNDKGRKNERDEKGLSFEEADNETNFLLKALNSGKFPNYCLVENIDENADNFDIYMSKEKMKELNINDGYTILLKGKKKKEMVGIAREDDRLNKYSVTISFSMKRNLRLMHNDIIKIYPLSNIKNIKNVIVSPFSDTVNNITKEEIEKEILNTYLKNSYKPLSVDSTIYINYKNKRIELKVLKIITQDGQSEQHGCLTNTSRLSLSDTFLNREDYEENTDDINYEDLGGMKKQLNKIRELIELPLKYPEIFMSIGISAPKGVLMHGIPGTGKTSIAKAIANESNAYCYIINGPEIMSKHIGESEQKLRKIFKKASEKTPCIIFIDEIDSIANKRNKSSNELEKRVVSQLLTLMDGLKKNNNVLVLAATNRPNSLDPALRRFGRFDREIEIPVPDEQGRYEILLTKTKKMKLDPDVNLRKIAKECHGYVGADLAQLCFEAAIQCIKEHIHFLDLEEEDFIEFMKLSVDGNTDENGDSNKSEHTDGNSNFEGGVKGLKNVFRLGNQTRTEQASQNNNKNIKKSGDKFDQKTKRIPSYILNKLTIKAKHFQHALNICNPSSLRERQVQIPTVTWDDIGGMQYVKEQLKETILYPLEYKHLYNKFNSNYNKGILLYGPPGCGKTLLAKAIANECNANFISVKGPELLTMWFGESEANVRDLFDKARAASPCIIFFDEIDSLAKERNSNNNNDASDRVINQILTEIDGINEKKTIFIIAATNRPDILDKALTRPGRLDKLIYISLPDFKSRCSIFKAILKNTPLNKDVDINEMAKRTEGFSGADITNLCQSAVNEAIKETIHLINLKKGKSNKNDKKKKSRGGQNQLENYDPVPTLSKKHFDVAFKNARISIQPEDVLKYEKFKEKLSLKSHS; this is encoded by the coding sequence ATGAAAGGGAAAACAATGTgttattctttatttttttttaaagaacatataaaatggtATACTATAgtaatatttgttttttttatgataaaatatacaaatcaAATTAAACTTACACAACatggaaatataataacagcaaaaaatagtaatggAAATGGgaatacaaatttattttgggGAAATAATGGAGccagaaatatatttggtCGAACTACCAAACGTCGAAATCCGTTTGCTTCCATCGGGGCAATggttaatgaaaaaatatccaaccaaaataaaaaaaaccaaaatgaaatatttggAAAAATTGCGGTTGTAGGGACACCCAATGAAACCAACAAAAAGTATAGTGACATTGAATATGACGCAAAAGAAAGTGATACAGCAAGTAGTGATTTTAAACTAAATTATGACAAAcccaaatttattaaagaagaaaatataaacaatgaaaaaaaaaatgataaatttataaaaacattacCAAAGGAAGTAAATCTTATTGATGAAGAACAGACACATAACTccgtttttttaaataataaaattgatgaACCTATTTCAAAAAACGAAGACGCCTCCAAAAGCGTTATAAatagtatttttaaaaatatatgggGAAGTAATAGTAATCCAAAATCTCAGGATTACAACAAGGGAAATGGCAATGGTGGGGATGGAGAAGATAACAAGAATGAACAGAATGACCATAACGATAAAGgtagaaaaaatgaacGTGATGAAAAAGGGTTAAGCTTTGAAGAGGCAGATAATGAGacaaattttcttttaaaagcTTTAAATTCAGGAAAGTTTCCAAACTATTGTCTTGTCGAAAATATCGATGAAAATGCAgataattttgatatatatatgagtaaagaaaaaatgaaagaattaaatattaatgatggatatacaattttattaaaaggaaaaaaaaaaaaagaaatggtAGGTATAGCTAGAGAAGATGATcgattaaataaatattctgtaactatatcattttcaatGAAACGAAATTTAAGATTAATGcataatgatataataaaaatatatccattatcaaatataaaaaatataaaaaatgtaatagtAAGCCCTTTTAGTGATActgtaaataatataacaaaggaagaaattgaaaaagaaatattaaatacttatttaaaaaatagttataaACCATTAAGTGTTGATagtactatatatattaattataaaaataaaagaatagaattaaaagtattaaaaataataacacaAGATGGACAAAGTGAACAACATGGTTGTTTAACTAATACATCTCGACTAAGTTTATCTgacacatttttaaatagagAAGATTACGAAGAAAATACAGATGATATAAACTATGAAGATTTAGGAGGTatgaaaaaacaattaaataaaattagagAACTTATTGAGTTACCTTTAAAATATcctgaaatatttatgagtATTGGAATATCAGCACCTAAAGGTGTATTGATGCATGGAATACCAGGAACAGGAAAAACATCTATTGCTAAAGCAATTGCAAATGAAAGTAATGCatattgttatattattaatggACCTGAAATAATGTCTAAACATATAGGTGAATCAGAACaaaaattaagaaaaatttttaaaaaagcaaGTGAAAAAACACcatgtattatatttattgatgAAATTGATTCTATTgctaataaaagaaataaaagtagTAATGAATTAGAAAAAAGAGTAGTCTCACAATTATTAACATTAATGGATggacttaaaaaaaataataatgttcTTGTACTTGCTGCAACAAATAGACCTAACTCTTTAGATCCTGCATTGAGAAGATTTGGAAGGTTTGATAGAGAAATAGAAATACCAGTACCAGATGAACAAGGTAgatatgaaatattattaactaaaactaaaaaaatgaaattagaTCCAGATGTTAATTTAAGAAAAATTGCAAAGGAATGTCATGGATATGTCGGGGCAGATCTTGCTCAACTTTGTTTTGAAGCCGCTATACAGTGCATAAAGGAACATATCCATTTTCTCGACCTTGAAGAAGAAGATTTTATCGAATTTATGAAACTTAGTGTAGATGGTAATACTGATGAAAATGGAGATAGCAATAAATCTGAACATACAGATGGAAATTCTAATTTTGAAGGGGGTGTAAAGGGtctaaaaaatgtttttcgATTAGGAAATCAAACTCGTACTGAACAAGCTAgccaaaataataacaaaaatataaaaaagtcCGGTGATAAATTTGatcaaaaaacaaaaagaatACCATCCtatatattaaacaaattaacaATAAAAGCAAAACATTTTCAACATGCccttaatatatgtaatccAAGTTCATTAAGAGAAAGACAAGTTCAAATTCCAACAGTAACTTGGGATGATATTGGAGGAATGCAATATGTAAAGGaacaattaaaagaaacaattttatatccattagaatataaacatttatataataaatttaattcaaattataataaaggtattttattatatggtCCTCCAGGATGTGGTAAAACATTATTAGCAAAAGCTATTGCTAACGAATGTAAtgcaaattttatttctgtCAAAGGTCCTGAATTATTGACAATGTGGTTTGGTGAGTCAGAAGCTAATGTAAGAgatttatttgataaagCTCGAGCTGCATCTccatgtattattttttttgatgaaATTGATTCTTTAGCAAAGGAAagaaatagtaataataacaatgatGCTAGTGATCGAGTTATAAATCAAATATTAACAGAAATTGATGgcattaatgaaaaaaaaacaatttttattattgcgGCTACAAATCGACCCGATATATTAGATAAAGCACTAACAAGACCAGGTCGTTtagataaattaatttatatttctttaccCGATTTTAAAAGTAGATGCAGTATCTTTAAAgctatattaaaaaatacaccTCTCAATAAAGATGttgatataaatgaaatggCAAAAAGAACAGAAGGTTTTTCAGGTGCCGATATTACAAACTTATGTCAAAGTGCAGTTAATGAAGCAATTAAAGAAACAAtacatttaataaatttaaaaaaaggaaaatccaataaaaatgacaaaaaaaaaaaatctcGAGGAGGACAAAATCAGTTAGAAAACTATGATCCCGTTCCAACTCtttcaaaaaaacattttgatgttgcatttaaaaatgcaCGAATTTCAATACAACCAGAAGATGTTcttaaatatgaaaaatttaaagaaaaactTTCTTTGAAGTCGCATAGCTAA
- a CDS encoding histone deacetylase complex subunit SAP18, putative has protein sequence MDDSITKSASLSDSPFSESNKNSNYQSKSKKTKKKKKNIDYVSDSKSYTNKSQASKEDEQNDDESKSLNNTKPKGKTARSSSYHYSDEDTKKIQSDLHESSLSISSFSVSSSKYEEKKKSSKKTKQEKNTTNNKKKNKGKKKKYKNSYTRSSSKSYIDSFSSDVSNLKRKGNNKKRKKSLSVSTSSSSRYMRYDKYDSKKKKSNKSKDEYKKKSDKKKSKKKNDYDKLSSISLSSFYSDVTSYSDKYETTSKGKSKKKDKNKKSEKNTKLEKDRDKDKYYGTRKRYSDSYTTSIDSLKSVSFEKKKKKSEKKYDKKKYNRGSYNSSDDTQNKARNYRDRYLQNRDIREDKKYKKKRKYGERDKYEKKYKNDNKNLINKYGKRKYSTSRSLSYSNRYSIESKNYKGKRRSFSSDILDRSDISPYYNRRGGIKKIRKKKNINIITSNHSFSDNSINYRFKRDASQEIFWKKNRNTYRYNDNISIKYEGKKKNYERVHNYNNTSFEILGVQLRRNKNYNENENKIFGLTKYDSNNNISNRTNDIIGIINREKTCPFLLRLFYKTNVEYISVDDIDLNKSGVNNNELQIYAWIDITMREIVTLVKDFYKEGRKRNAQWIFNGYSCEKKKINFLSKVHSIKHNYKEDNKTLLSLNYEIGDIILLSIMFDT, from the coding sequence ATGGATGACAGTATTACAAAAAGTGCTAGTCTTAGTGATTCACCCTTTTCcgaaagtaataaaaattcaaattatCAAAGTAAATccaaaaaaacaaaaaaaaaaaaaaaaaacattgaCTATGTAAGTGATAGTAAAAGTTATACAAACAAAAGTCAAGCATCAAAGGAGGATGAACAAAATGACGATGAAAGTAAAAGCCTGAATAACACAAAGCCTAAAGGGAAAACTGCTCGAAGCTCATCATACCATTACAGTGATGAGGAcactaaaaaaattcaatcCGATTTACATGAGAGTTCTCTCTCTATTTCCTCATTTAGTGTAAGTAGCAGTAAATAtgaagaaaagaaaaaaagtagcaaaaaaactaaacaagagaaaaatacaaccaataataaaaaaaaaaataagggaaagaaaaaaaaatacaaaaatagtTACACCAGAAGTAGTAGTAAAAGCTACATAGATAGCTTTAGTAGTGATGTGTCCAATTTGAAACGCAAAggaaataacaaaaaacgaaaaaaatcattatCAGTTAGTACCAGTAGTAGTAGTAGGTATATGCGttatgataaatatgatagtaaaaaaaaaaaaagtaataaaagtaaagatgaatataaaaagaaaagtgataaaaaaaaaagcaaaaaaaaaaatgattacGACAAATTAAGTAGCATTAGTTTGTCAAGCTTTTATAGTGATGTGACAAGTTATAgtgataaatatgaaacAACCTCAAAGGGAAAGTCAAAGAAAaaggataaaaataaaaaatcggAAAAAAATACCAAACTTGAAAAGGATAGAGATAAAGACAAATATTATGGCACACGAAAGAGATATAGTGATTCATATACAACCAGTATAGATTCTCTTAAATCGGTTAgctttgaaaaaaaaaaaaaaaaatcagagaaaaaatatgataaaaaaaaatataatagagGTTCCTATAATTCAAGTGACGATACACAAAACAAAGCTCGAAATTATCGTGATCGATATCTTCAAAATAGAGATATACGTGAAGATAAgaaatataagaaaaagagaaaatatGGGGAAAGagataaatatgaaaaaaaatataaaaatgataataaaaatttaataaacaaatatggaaaaagaaaatatagtaCAAGTAGATCCTTATCATATAGCAATAGATATTCTATAGAGtctaaaaattataaaggaAAAAGAAGATCATTTAGTAGTGATATATTAGATAGATCTGATATTTCACCATATTATAATAGACGAGGcggtataaaaaaaattcgaaaaaaaaaaaatataaatataattacatCAAATCATAGTTTTAGTGATAACAGTATAAATTATAGATTTAAAAGAGATGCATCACAAGAAattttttggaaaaaaaatagaaatacCTATAgatataatgataatatatcaataaaatatgaaggtaaaaaaaaaaattatgaacgtgttcataattataataatacaagtTTTGAAATACTAGGTGTCCAACTTCGtcgtaataaaaattataatgaaaatgaaaataaaatatttggaCTAACTAAATatgatagtaataataatatttctaatAGAACTAATGATATTATTGGAATAATAAATCGTGAAAAAACATGTCCATTTCTTTTAcgattattttataaaacaaatgttGAATATATTAGTGTTGATGATATTGACCTGAACAAGTCAGgtgtaaataataacgaattgcaaatatatgcatggaTAGATATAACAATGCGAGAAATTGTTACTCTTGTTAAAgatttttataaagaaggaagaaaaagaaatgcCCAATGGATTTTTAATGGATATTcttgtgaaaaaaaaaaaattaatttccTTTCAAAAGTTCATAGTATTAAACATAATTACAAAGAAGACAATAAAACATTACTTTCTCTTAATTATGAGATAGGAgatattatattgttatCAATTATGTTTGacacataa
- a CDS encoding regulator of chromosome condensation, putative — translation MKNVKNTLFIFGSGECGQLPPEYCDEYIQTNPTAVHNLPDNIDEVVCGSMHTIIKTKDDKIYSFGCNDMGVLGRKTFSNSTKDPEHSPTLINFSFPSKIKKITCGDNHTAVLLYNGKVYIAGGFRDSSGMLGVPSFLNEDEVLPKTDEFIEIKFKLPENGKESDEENDTSDDEDMATILDEETNENDCKIINIVSGEDHLICLEKSRNFIFTMGNSDSCQVCNPYYSQEDSEQNRIRYLFPNSYHYKDFGFSNKFKNIYCGGNNTFIQLSKSLDVYGIGRNAYGSCGVNLKDNIIKQFEKINELSNKKIKQLCGGQSFTICLLQNNDLYIWGNREILGMEYDDDSYNPIELPFFKNNNYTVKNLFCGTDHCLVLTDNDKLFGWGTGGNDFDEDTSIAVIEQNNPSEINFVKYFNKEILKNNMNSSDILINQIKIASFSGGSSHCALISSHTFSEKVSLKRGHDESYNEDVYMKKQKVEEITNGDDNKINIDNTEPVKKKGFFSSFYFSPTKSNNKDSKLSKDELEINKNVNTPDDDAIKKRRSTKNKSYLNIENPTRRQPRRSCKENLSLNENAYRQFYQIVDESISKKKRKTDCDIKNNQSTQNQPFDEKKESKSFATKSNKRKSMSHPSSK, via the coding sequence atgaaaaatgtaaaaaatacattattcatttttggATCGGGAGAATGTGGACAACTACCTCCCGAATACTGTGATGAGTATATACAAACAAATCCAACAGCTGTTCATAATTTACCAGATAATATAGATGAAGTAGTTTGTGGATCTATGCatacaattataaaaacaaaggacgataaaatttattcttTTGGATGTAATGATATGGGTGTATTAGGAAGGAAAACTTTTAGTAATAGTACAAAAGATCCTGAACATTCACCtacattaataaatttttcttttccttctaaaataaaaaaaataacttgTGGTGATAATCATACAgctgttttattatataatggtAAAGTATATATTGCTGGTGGATTTAGGGATTCATCTGGGATGTTAGGAGTtccttcatttttaaatgaagaTGAGGTTTTACCAAAAACAGATGAATTTATTGAAATCAAATTTAAGCTACCTGAAAATGGAAAAGAGAGTGacgaagaaaatgatactAGTGATGATGAGGATATGGCTACCATATTAGATGAagaaacaaatgaaaatgattgtaaaataataaatatagtttCAGGAGAAGatcatttaatttgtttagaAAAATCTcgaaattttatttttacaatggGAAATAGTGATTCTTGTCAAGTTTGTAATCCATATTATTCACAAGAAGATTCAGAACAAAATCGGATTCgatatttatttcctaATAGTTATCATTATAAAGATTTTggattttcaaataaatttaaaaatatatattgtggtggtaataatacatttattCAACTATCTAAATCATTAGATGTTTATGGTATTGGTAGAAATGCTTATGGATCTTGTGGTgttaatttaaaagataatataattaaacaatttgaaaaaataaatgaactatctaataaaaaaataaaacaattatgTGGAGGACAAAGTTTTACAATATgtttattacaaaataatgatttatatatatggggAAATAGAGAAATCTTAGGAATGGAATATGATGATGACTCATATAATCCAATTGAAttaccattttttaaaaataataattatacagttaaaaatttattttgtggTACAGACCATTGTTTAGTTTTAACGgataatgataaattatttggtTGGGGAACTGGTGGAAATGATTTTGATGAAGATACATCTATTGCTGTTatagaacaaaataatccttctgaaattaattttgttaaatattttaataaagaaattttaaaaaataatatgaacagttcagatatattaataaatcaaataaaaattgcatCTTTTTCTGGTGGTTCATCACATTGTGCTTTAATATCTTCTCACACATTTTCTGAAAAAGTTTCATTGAAAAGAGGTCATGATGAATCTTATAATGAAGAtgtttatatgaaaaaacaaaaagtaGAAGAAATTACAAACGgtgatgataataaaataaatattgataACACCGAGcctgttaaaaaaaaaggtttTTTCtcatcattttattttagtccaacaaaatcaaataataaagattcTAAATTATCTAAGGATGAATTAGagattaataaaaatgttaatacaCCAGATGACGatgcaataaaaaaaagaaggagcacaaaaaataaatcttatctaaatatagaaaatccAACAAGAAGGCAACCAAGACGATCTTgtaaagaaaatttatctttaaatgaaaatgcatatagacaattttatcaaattGTTGATGAATCTatttcgaaaaaaaaaagaaaaacagattgtgatataaaaaataatcaaagtACACAAAACCAACCatttgatgaaaaaaaagaatctAAATCATTTGCTACAAAAAGTAATAAGCGGAAATCAATGTCACATCCTTCTAGCAAGTAA
- a CDS encoding protein MPODD, putative, with product MFKLPFYTFNKNSLLVQCCKGAFTYYIPQNLAVISIFFYYQYKKNQLVNGKRVQIQNCDESINNFLKEKKLSKDDIEIKKKQNIYTVSLI from the exons ATGTTTAAATTGCCATTTTATACCTTTAACAAAAATTCATTGTTGGTTCAATGCTGTAAAGGAGCATTTACTTATTATATTCCACAAAACTTAGCAGTCattagcatttttttttattatcaatataaG aaaaacCAATTGGTAAATGGTAAGAGAGTACAAATACAAAACTGTGATGAatcaataaataattttttaaaagaaaaaaagttaaGTAAAGACGAcattgaaataaaaaaaaaacaaaacatatatacCGTATCACTGATATAA